A single window of Zea mays cultivar B73 chromosome 10, Zm-B73-REFERENCE-NAM-5.0, whole genome shotgun sequence DNA harbors:
- the LOC100383629 gene encoding Pentatricopeptide repeat-containing protein At3g05340, which produces MRDVWSPPLSYAHLSGLLARCGRAGDLRLGTSLHAIVAKNPSHFRLCPRRSCLQHVVVVWNSLVAMYGRCGCRGDAVRVFDEMALRDSVSWNSLLSASASATDALALLRRMLSAAPGAAACDHATLTTVLSACARAGGGTGSASLPAVHGLAASCGLDAEVSVGNALITAYFECSSPGSAERVFDGMADRNVITWTAMVSGMARAERYSESLSLFRQMRRAVDANRASYSSSLLACAGSRAAREGQQIHGLAVKAGLETDLHVESELMDMYSKCGLMEDALRVFRSGQDPDEVSLTVILAGFAQNGLEEEAFRLFAEMVGKGIRVDANMVSAVLGAFGASAPFALGKQIHALAIKRCFGGNTYVCNGLINMYSKCGELQESIRVFDGTPSKNTVTWNSIIAAYARHGHGWEVFGLFESMEADGVKPTDVTFLSLLHGCSHVGSPRKGLEILDSMPSKYGIHPKVEHYACVVDMLGRASQLDDAKAFIEDGPFKDSALLWQSLMGACSFHKNSGVGECAAEKLLLLDPDCTAAYVLLSNVYSSEGRWDDRARIMKRMRARGLRKDTGKSWIELEKEVRSFAAGPTRSRPDDVLVQLSAVASDQEDVVESSAL; this is translated from the coding sequence ATGAGAGATGTGTGGTCCCCGCCCCTCAGCTACGCCCACCTCAGCGGCCTCCTCGCGCGCTGCGGCCGCGCTGGGGACCTCCGCCTCGGCACCTCGCTGCACGCCATCGTCGCCAAGAACCCCAGCCACTTCCGCCTCTGCCCACGCCGTTCCTGCCTGCAGCACGTGGTCGTGGTATGGAACTCCCTCGTCGCCATGTACGGCCGCTGCGGCTGCCGCGGGGACGCCGTCAGGGTGTTCGACGAAATGGCCCTCCGGGACTCCGTGTCCTGGAACTCGCTCCTCTCCGCCTCCGCTTCGGCCACGGATGCGCTCGCGCTGCTCAGGCGGATGCTGAGCGCCGCGCCAGGCGCCGCCGCGTGCGACCACGCCACGCTGACCACCGTCCTGTCCGCGTGCGCGCGCGCTGGCGGGGGCACGGGCTCCGCGTCGCTCCCCGCGGTACACGGGCTGGCGGCGTCGTGCGGGCTCGACGCTGAGGTGTCCGTCGGGAACGCGCTGATCACCGCCTACTTCGAGTGCAGCTCCCCGGGCTCTGCGGAGCGTGTGTTCGACGGCATGGCGGACAGGAACGTCATCACGTGGACGGCGATGGTCTCCGGGATGGCTCGGGCAGAGCGATATAGCGAGAGCCTGTCTCTGTTCCGGCAGATGAGGCGCGCGGTGGACGCCAACAGGGCGTCGTACTCGAGTTCTTTGCTAGCATGTGCCGGATCACGCGCCGCCAGGGAAGGGCAGCAGATTCACGGGCTTGCCGTCAAGGCTGGGCTGGAGACTGATCTCCATGTCGAGAGTGAGCTCATGGACATGTACTCCAAATGCGGGTTGATGGAGGATGCGCTGAGGGTGTTCCGCTCCGGCCAGGATCCTGACGAAGTTTCCTTGACGGTGATTCTTGCTGGGTTTGCTCAGAACGGACTGGAGGAGGAGGCGTTCAGGTTGTTCGCTGAGATGGTCGGGAAAGGAATCCGCGTCGACGCAAACATGGTTTCTGCAGTCCTGGGTGCCTTCGGTGCTTCGGCGCCGTTTGCTCTTGGGAAACAGATCCACGCGCTGGCCATCAAGAGATGCTTCGGAGGGAACACCTACGTCTGCAACGGCCTGATCAATATGTATTCCAAATGCGGCGAGCTACAGGAGTCTATCCGAGTGTTTGACGGAACGCCCAGCAAGAACACGGTCACGTGGAATTCCATCATCGCTGCGTATGCCCGGCACGGCCATGGTTGGGAGGTTTTTGGGCTGTTCGAGTCCATGGAAGCCGATGGCGTCAAGCCCACCGATGTCACGTTCCTGTCACTGCTCCACGGATGCAGCCATGTCGGGTCACCCAGGAAGGGACTGGAGATACTGGACTCCATGCCATCGAAGTATGGAATCCATCCGAAGGTGGAGCACTACGCATGCGTGGTTGACATGCTTGGCCGAGCCAGCCAGCTGGATGACGCCAAGGCGTTCATAGAAGACGGACCGTTCAAGGACAGCGCTCTTCTGTGGCAGTCGCTGATGGGAGCTTGCAGCTTCCACAAGAACTCAGGAGTTGGTGAATGTGCGGCAGAGAAGTTGCTCCTCCTGGACCCTGACTGCACTGCCGCTTACGTCTTGCTCTCGAACGTGTACTCGTCCGAGGGCAGATGGGACGACAGGGCCAGGATCATGAAGAGGATGAGAGCTAGGGGCTTGAGGAAGGACACTGGCAAGAGCTGGATTGAGCTGGAAAAGGAGGTCCGTTCTTTTGCCGCTGGGCCAACAAGGTCTCGCCCTGATGATGTGCTGGTGCAGTTGTCCGCAGTTGCCAGTGATCAAGAAGATGTAGTAGAGAGCAGTGCTTTGTGA